One genomic window of Fusarium verticillioides 7600 chromosome 2, whole genome shotgun sequence includes the following:
- a CDS encoding F-type H+-transporting ATPase subunit J has product MSWLGVQPLKKFNAPFLKPYWPFFAAGVVIAYGVNSAQTAMMNSAEWKNDPRNPNAKSGGH; this is encoded by the exons ATGTCTTGGCTCGGTGTTCAACCCctcaagaagttcaacgCTCCCTTCT TGAAGCCTTACTGGCCCTTCTTCGCTGCCG GTGTTGTCATTGCCTATGGCGTCAACTCCGCCCAGACCGCGATGATGAACT CTGCCGAGTGGAAGAACGACCCCCGTAACCCCAACGCCAAGTCTGGCGGTCACTGA
- a CDS encoding 26S proteasome regulatory subunit N5 encodes MSDGVLKPEKDFSKEVDQQLPEAEKLAASGNLQGAIEKLAALEKQTRQASDLASTSRVLIAIVTLCKNAGDWSLLNDQTLVLSKKHSQLKQAITKMVQTVMGFLDDTPDLKTKLSVIETLRTVTEGKIFVEVERARVTKILSDIKKKQGDLKSATEILCELQVETFGSMDRREKTEFILAQVELCIESGDWTQAAILGRKISTRYLSRKPKKTAEQLEKEQKEREKKKARGEEVPEEKEDDTTDLKLRYYEQQIILAKHEEKYLDVCKHYRQVLDTEAVEEDPTKLRPVLQRIIYFVILAPYDNEQHDLLHRIHKDTRNSEVPAEAELLRLFTVHELMRWPEISKRFGPHLCSTDVFDAQLGQSSDDKAHQRWQDLRKRVIEHNVRVIAKYYTRIQMSRLTQLLDLAEDETEKYISELVTSKTVYAKIDRPARIVSFAKPRDADDVLNEWSHNMKSLLGLLERIDHLITKEEMMARIQPAK; translated from the exons ATGTCTGACGGAGTTTTAAAGCCCGAGAAGGACTTCTCGAAGGAGGTTGACCAGCAGCTTCCCGAAGCTGAGAAGCTGGCTGCG TCCGGTAACCTCCAAGGcgccattgagaagcttgctgcGCTCGAGAAGCAAACCCGACAA GCCTCCGATCTTGCGTCCACATCACGAGTCCTGATCGCAATCGTTACACTATGCAAAAACGCTGGCGACTGGAGCTTGTTGAACGACCagaccttggtcttgtccaagaagcaCAGTCAGCTCAAGCaggccatcaccaagatggTCCAGACTGTCATGGGCTTCCTTGACGACACTCCCGACCTAAAGACCAAGCTGTCTGTAATCGAGACCCTGCGAACAGTAACAGAAGGAAAGATCTTCGTCGAAGTCGAGCGAGCCCGTGTTACCAAGATCCTGTCCGACATtaagaagaagcagggtGATCTAAAATCCGCCACCGAGATTCTTTGCGAGCTTCAAGTCGAGACCTTTGGTTCCATGGATCGACGGGAAAAGACCGAGTTTATTTTGGCGCAGGTCGAGCTATGCATTGAGAGCGGAGACTGGACACAGGCTGCTATTCTAGGACGCAAGATCAGCACTCGCTATCTTTCTCGCAAGCCTAAAAAGACGGCCgagcagcttgagaaggagcAAAAGGAGcgtgaaaagaagaaggcacGCGGCGAGGAGGTTcccgaggagaaggaggatgacaCAACTGATCTGAAGCTGCGTTACTACGAGCAGCAGATCATCCTTGCCAAACACGAGGAGAAGTACCTGGATGTGTGCAAGCATTATCGGCAGGTTCTGGACACAGAAGCAGTCGAGGAAGACCCGACCAAGCTTCGACCT GTCCTGCAACGTATCATCTACTTTGTCATCCTAGCTCCCTATGACAACGAACAGCACGACCTCCTTCACCGAATCCACAAAGACACACGCAACTCTGAAGTTCCAGCCGAAGCAGAACTTCTGCGACTCTTTACTGTTCATGAGTTGATGCGATGGCCAGAGATTTCTAAGAGATTCGGCCCTCACCTCTGCAGTACCGATGTCTTTGACGCCCAGCTGGGTCAATCTTCGGACGACAAGGCTCACCAGCGATGGCAGGATCTGCGAAAGCGAGTGATTGAGCACAACGTCCGAGTTATTGCCAAGTACTATACTCGCATCCAGATGAGCCGCCTGACTCAGCTACTTGATCTTGCCGAGGACGAGACAGAGAAGTACATCAGTGAGCTTGTAACTTCCAAGACTGTCTACGCCAAAATTGACCGACCCGCACGAATTGTAAGCTTCGCAAAGCCTAGAGATGCTGACGATGTCCTCAACGAATGGAGTCACAACATGAAGAGTCTTCTGGGACTATTGGAAAGAattgatcatctcatcaccaaggaggagatgatggcacGAATCCAGCCTGCCAAATAA
- a CDS encoding SHO1 osmosensor has product MPSYSLNSPSLQKMDHSRMYGQRKGIQMSNILGDPFALATLSISTLAWFITFVSCIIGRIQQNSDADLAKNDPFPTFVWWSCIYCLCLIVGVFVVIGSDAVHTYHVAVTGYLAAGIVLVSSGINQLLYSNSGAREAASAGFILLAMVIVIWTFYFGSSPSSTPRAFLDSFALAKESTTIHRSTMNAYGGRPETSNSVQPPQMYTSAQLNGFENPSPVGGISQVGGARGSAVPQSFTNSVMQQQQPPQAKLNNSPGNDTEVVPPTEYPYRAKAIYSYEANPDDANEISFSKHEILEVSDVSGRWWQARKESGETGIAPSNYLILL; this is encoded by the exons ATGCCATCGTATTCTCTCAACTCTCCCTCGCTTCAGAAAATGGATCACTCGAGAATGTATGGCCAGCGCAAGGGCATTCAGATGAGCAACATCCTCGGCGACCCCTTCGCCCTGGCCACGCTCTCTATTAGCACG CTCGCCTGGTTTATCACCTTTGTCTCTTGTATTATTGGACGGATACAACAAAATAGCGATGCCGACCTTGCTAAGAACGACCCTTTCCCAACTTTCGTGTGGTGGAGCTGCATCTACTGCCTATGCCTCATTGTTGgcgtcttcgtcgtcattgGAAGCGACGCAGTTCACACCTACCACGTTGCTGTGACTGGTTATCTCGCAGCAGGAATTGTTCTTGTTTCATCTGGAATTAACCAGCTCCTTTACTCCAACAGCGGTGCCCGTGAGGCTGCCTCTGCTGGCTTCATTCTGCTGGCTATGGTTATC GTTATTTGGACGTTTTACTTTGGATCCAGcccctcttcaactcctcgagCTTTCCTTGACTCATTCGCCCTTGCCAAGGAATCCACTACGATTCATCGATCTACTATGAACGCCTACGGTGGCCGCCCCGAGACATCCAACTCGGTCCAACCCCCTCAGATGTATACATCTGCTCAGCTTAATGGTTTTGAGAACCCCTCGCCTGTGGGAGGTATCTCGCAAGTCGGAGGGGCACGTGGATCAGCAGTTCCCCAAAGCTTTACCAACTCAGTCatgcaacaacaacaaccaccacaaGCCAAGCTAAACAACTCTCCTGGCAACGACACCGAGGTCGTGCCACCCACTGAATACCCCTATAGGGCCAAGGCCATCTACAGCTACGAGGCCAACCCGGATGACGCCAATGAAATTTCATTCTCCAAGCACGAGATACTCGAGGTGTCGGATGTTAGCGGAAGGTGGTGGCAAGCGCGTAAAGAGAGCGGTGAGACGGGTATTGCGCCCAGCAACTACCTCATCCTGTTATGA